Proteins from a genomic interval of Thermoanaerobacterium thermosaccharolyticum DSM 571:
- a CDS encoding LolA family protein produces MNSDDLNRLIDELNINSKSAFDDEEMISLLKNLKDLKDTYYKDKDVIKSIKAKRKRKSSLIAATLIFFTSIQLFNLPLVGTKIGDGTLSPSYNIVYAMQKTYNSVKTIVLDTSIVETNIKNNKVIKKEFWKEIYAGPLSYRMEGCDQILIADGTKTLNYDKKLKKGVLKWTNPLASPVLELKSQVDDIYKYGNYKLVGSENLDGIDTNVIKVETEIKKSKAKVRIKTDTYWIDKKTNFIVKHEELNGDVKKIVTYNIDFNTLVNKDDLKPNLPKDVYVYNTFDNMYIFNSIEDAKKASDFDLIIPDKLPTGLKFFNAWKYKKDPNPSNPYNHSIQLCYYNEDYTKVVYIEEFKKGDKILIKISTNFVHGELKPTIDDLKSKYRNIDITLSESSVY; encoded by the coding sequence ATGAATAGTGATGACCTTAATAGGCTTATTGATGAATTAAATATTAACAGTAAATCGGCTTTTGATGATGAAGAAATGATATCACTGCTAAAAAATTTAAAAGATTTAAAAGACACGTATTATAAAGACAAAGATGTGATAAAAAGCATCAAAGCTAAAAGAAAGAGGAAGTCATCGCTTATTGCTGCCACCTTGATATTTTTCACATCAATACAATTATTTAATTTACCTTTAGTAGGCACCAAAATCGGAGATGGTACCTTATCACCATCTTATAACATCGTTTATGCAATGCAGAAGACCTATAATAGTGTGAAAACCATAGTACTTGATACAAGCATAGTAGAGACAAATATAAAAAATAATAAAGTGATAAAAAAGGAGTTCTGGAAAGAAATATATGCAGGGCCATTAAGCTATCGAATGGAGGGGTGTGATCAAATATTGATTGCTGATGGCACTAAGACACTGAACTATGATAAAAAATTGAAAAAAGGTGTTTTAAAATGGACTAATCCATTGGCATCACCTGTGTTGGAACTAAAATCGCAAGTGGATGATATATATAAATATGGTAATTATAAACTGGTTGGAAGTGAAAATTTAGACGGTATCGATACTAATGTAATTAAAGTTGAGACAGAAATAAAAAAAAGTAAAGCAAAAGTTAGAATAAAAACAGACACATACTGGATTGACAAAAAGACAAATTTTATAGTTAAACATGAAGAACTAAACGGAGATGTCAAAAAAATAGTAACATATAATATAGATTTCAATACATTAGTAAATAAGGATGATTTAAAGCCAAATTTGCCAAAAGATGTATATGTATATAATACTTTTGACAACATGTATATATTTAACTCAATAGAAGATGCTAAAAAAGCATCAGATTTTGATTTAATTATACCTGATAAACTTCCCACAGGCTTAAAATTCTTCAATGCATGGAAATACAAAAAAGATCCTAATCCATCTAATCCTTATAATCACTCTATTCAATTGTGCTATTACAATGAAGATTACACTAAAGTAGTTTATATAGAAGAGTTTAAAAAAGGCGATAAAATACTTATAAAAATTTCTACAAATTTCGTACATGGTGAACTAAAACCTACAATAGATGACTTAAAATCAAAGTACAGAAATATTGATATTACTCTGTCAGAGTCAAGTGTTTATTGA
- a CDS encoding RNA polymerase sigma factor produces the protein MDYPDLEYLCDRTWPLLFKYVYYRVNDVDDTNDIVQETYLRAIKNFENVRDKKSFLPYLKSIAKNIMIDKYREKKISDIHFNEMNVEMFSDNVMLEEYVVNLEEKDRLYSCLLSLPEKYRTVTELRIIEGLSLKDCAKILGKSTSSIKNIQYRAIIKLRELMKKEALRNE, from the coding sequence ATGGATTATCCAGATCTTGAATATTTATGCGATAGAACGTGGCCGTTATTATTTAAATACGTCTATTATAGAGTGAATGATGTGGATGATACAAATGATATTGTTCAAGAAACATATTTGAGGGCAATTAAAAATTTTGAAAACGTGCGGGATAAAAAATCCTTTTTGCCTTATTTAAAAAGCATTGCTAAGAATATTATGATAGATAAATACAGGGAAAAGAAAATAAGTGATATACATTTTAATGAAATGAATGTGGAGATGTTTTCTGATAACGTAATGTTAGAAGAATATGTTGTAAATCTTGAAGAGAAAGATCGTCTTTATTCTTGCCTATTGTCTTTGCCTGAAAAATATAGAACAGTTACAGAACTTCGCATTATAGAAGGTCTCAGCCTAAAAGATTGCGCAAAGATATTGGGCAAGAGTACATCAAGCATAAAAAATATTCAGTATAGAGCAATAATTAAATTGCGTGAATTGATGAAAAAGGAGGCATTGCGAAATGAATAG
- the ftsY gene encoding signal recognition particle-docking protein FtsY, translating to MLNFFKKNKKEDANEKDKKGLYQKLKDGLTRTRNNFTAKIDGILSLGRKIDDELFEELEEILILADVGVITTEKIIDNIKIKAKEQKIKEADKIKDLLAEEIYNIMDANEKPFNITSPAMILIVGVNGVGKTTTIGKLANKYKNEGKKVLLVAADTFRAAAIDQLEVWASRNNCEIIRHEEGSDPASVVFDGIKAAKARGADIILCDTAGRLHNKKNLMEELKKIYRVAQREFDNSNIETLLVLDATTGQNAVQQAKIFKEAVNVTGIILTKLDGTAKGGIVISIKSELDIPVRFIGVGEGIDDLQEFDSEKFVRALFE from the coding sequence ATGTTAAATTTCTTTAAGAAAAATAAAAAAGAAGATGCTAATGAAAAAGACAAAAAAGGACTATATCAAAAATTAAAAGATGGATTAACTAGGACAAGAAATAATTTTACGGCAAAAATTGATGGCATTTTGTCTTTAGGAAGGAAAATAGATGACGAATTATTTGAAGAATTAGAAGAAATTTTAATTTTAGCTGATGTTGGTGTAATCACGACTGAAAAAATTATAGATAATATTAAGATTAAAGCAAAGGAACAAAAAATAAAAGAAGCCGATAAGATAAAGGATCTACTTGCAGAAGAAATATACAACATCATGGATGCTAATGAAAAACCATTCAATATAACATCTCCAGCTATGATTTTAATTGTCGGAGTTAATGGTGTAGGTAAAACAACCACAATTGGCAAGCTTGCTAATAAATATAAAAATGAAGGTAAGAAAGTTTTGCTTGTGGCTGCAGATACATTTAGAGCTGCAGCAATAGATCAATTAGAAGTTTGGGCAAGCAGAAATAATTGCGAAATAATAAGACATGAAGAAGGTTCTGATCCAGCATCAGTAGTATTTGATGGTATAAAAGCGGCAAAGGCGAGAGGCGCTGACATAATTTTGTGCGATACAGCAGGAAGGCTCCACAACAAAAAAAATCTCATGGAGGAACTAAAAAAAATATATAGAGTAGCTCAAAGGGAATTTGATAATTCAAATATTGAGACTTTATTAGTTTTAGATGCTACAACGGGTCAAAATGCGGTACAGCAAGCAAAAATCTTTAAAGAAGCAGTAAATGTAACTGGAATTATTTTGACGAAGCTTGATGGCACAGCGAAAGGCGGCATTGTAATATCGATAAAATCCGAGCTTGATATACCAGTAAGGTTTATTGGGGTGGGAGAAGGAATAGACGACCTTCAAGAATTTGATTCAGAAAAATTTGTTAGAGCATTGTTTGAGTGA
- the smc gene encoding chromosome segregation protein SMC, with the protein MFLKRLEIIGFKSFADKVVLNFEKGITAIVGPNGSGKSNISDAVRLVLGEQSIKSLRGNKLEDVIFVGTDKRKPLSFAEVNLTLDNSDHTLPLDFTEVVITRKIFRSGESEFYINKTQCRLKDVYELFMDTGIGRDGYSIIGQGKIDEILVSRPEDRRQIFEEASGISKYKYKKEEALKKLIATNENINRINDILCEIQNQLEPLYEQKEKAEMYTKLQEEKKRVDITIHYFDVEELFKKLNNLKEEQDIIEKEILKFQSEIEDRNKTLDNEESEINNLKKELDINKEDYFNSLNDIETINGKIDLLNEKIKNSQENIDRLKKSLDEGKTKSTTVLKDIENIKNDIKRLESRKMELEANLNDLTLKYNSIKEEADMKQIEVETAKEDIVDILNEIAENKNNLGTTELMKNNMVEKLNELNKTQEMLLGDINNKKEEIFKISSNIQSLKDEIKKLYSEKNSVETDLNALENEIKIRNEEYGRMLNEYNSNLSRLKVLREMDRDYEGYSYSIKNLMKYVETDNKVKQNVLGVVGELIKVKSEYSLAIEIALGSAIQDVITKTTDDAKDLISILKKNNFGRATFLPLDNISYKSFDQSLDNVDGVVGLASDIIEYDKRIEKAIKFILGRVIITRDIDTALLLTRKFKNQYKIVTLKGEVINPGGSITGGSINHKSQNILKRKEDIKYASIRCDKLEKDLKEFEKSKEGLMRKTESIKEKLDNLSKDINNREIIFAEYTKNKVTLESEIEKLSAIIKDNEIEKSQIEEAIENYNKEIESYKDKISILSEKKSSLDRIIKEYKDNRDNNNGLLNKLEAEITDLKIELARYEQNLQNDISKLNEKQLEYENTIKYISEIESSLNKYESYKITYEEAKQKSIEENVALNDKLKLTSNKIQKLEDMLNQKVDKNNDAKNELIILEKEHSKRLEKERGLDLNIQKIEMEIENIKNRLWEDYEITIGNAKSYLIDESISTLRQRSLKLAAMIRDLGVVNLNSIEEYRNLKERFDFLKKQYDDLVDARNSLNSIIEETNKIIKTKFKDNFELIETQFKETFKKLFGGGRAELILTNPDDLLNTGIEINVQPPGKKLQNISLLSGGEKALVAISLLFAMILIRPTPFCILDEIDAALDDANVDRFASYLKELSKDSQFIVVTHRKGTMSVADTLYGVTMQEKGVSKLLSLKLETV; encoded by the coding sequence ATGTTTTTAAAAAGATTAGAAATAATAGGATTTAAATCCTTTGCTGATAAGGTTGTGTTAAATTTTGAAAAGGGAATAACGGCGATAGTTGGTCCAAATGGGAGTGGCAAAAGCAACATATCAGATGCTGTAAGGCTGGTTTTGGGAGAACAAAGCATTAAAAGCTTAAGGGGCAATAAATTGGAGGACGTAATATTTGTCGGTACGGATAAGAGAAAGCCTTTAAGCTTTGCAGAAGTTAATTTGACGCTGGATAATAGCGATCACACGTTGCCACTGGATTTTACAGAAGTCGTTATTACTAGAAAAATATTTAGGTCTGGCGAAAGTGAATTTTATATTAATAAAACTCAGTGCAGGCTAAAAGATGTATATGAATTGTTTATGGATACGGGAATTGGAAGAGATGGATATTCTATTATAGGTCAAGGTAAAATAGACGAGATATTAGTATCTAGGCCTGAGGACAGAAGACAAATATTTGAAGAAGCATCCGGAATATCAAAATACAAATACAAAAAAGAAGAAGCTTTAAAGAAGTTGATTGCTACTAACGAAAACATAAATAGAATAAATGATATACTTTGTGAGATTCAAAATCAATTAGAGCCGTTATATGAGCAAAAAGAAAAAGCTGAAATGTATACAAAGTTGCAAGAAGAGAAAAAACGAGTAGATATAACAATACATTATTTTGATGTAGAGGAATTGTTTAAAAAGCTAAATAATCTTAAAGAAGAACAAGATATTATTGAAAAAGAGATATTAAAATTTCAATCAGAAATTGAAGATCGAAATAAAACTCTTGATAATGAAGAATCAGAAATCAACAATTTGAAGAAAGAATTAGATATAAACAAAGAAGATTATTTTAATTCTCTAAATGATATAGAAACTATAAATGGGAAAATAGATCTTTTAAACGAAAAAATTAAAAATAGCCAAGAGAATATCGATAGACTAAAAAAATCATTGGATGAAGGAAAAACTAAATCCACCACAGTATTAAAAGACATAGAGAATATTAAAAATGACATAAAGAGATTAGAATCAAGAAAGATGGAATTGGAGGCTAATCTAAATGATCTTACTTTAAAATATAATTCGATAAAAGAAGAAGCTGATATGAAACAAATAGAAGTGGAAACCGCTAAGGAAGACATCGTAGACATTTTAAACGAGATTGCGGAAAATAAAAACAATCTTGGAACTACTGAGTTAATGAAAAATAACATGGTGGAAAAATTAAATGAATTAAATAAAACACAAGAAATGTTGCTTGGCGATATAAACAATAAAAAAGAAGAAATATTTAAAATAAGCAGTAATATACAATCGCTTAAAGATGAAATAAAAAAATTGTATAGTGAAAAGAATTCTGTTGAAACTGATTTAAATGCTTTAGAAAATGAAATCAAAATCAGAAATGAAGAATATGGAAGAATGCTAAATGAATATAATAGCAATTTATCAAGACTTAAAGTCTTAAGAGAAATGGACAGAGATTATGAAGGCTATAGCTACAGCATAAAGAACTTGATGAAATACGTTGAAACTGATAACAAAGTTAAGCAAAATGTATTAGGTGTTGTTGGTGAACTGATTAAAGTAAAAAGTGAATATTCATTGGCCATTGAAATAGCTTTAGGTTCAGCTATTCAAGATGTCATCACAAAAACTACAGATGATGCAAAAGATTTAATATCGATCTTAAAGAAAAACAATTTTGGAAGAGCGACATTTTTACCGCTTGATAATATAAGCTATAAATCATTTGATCAATCACTAGATAATGTCGATGGTGTTGTAGGATTGGCTTCTGATATAATAGAGTACGACAAAAGAATTGAGAAAGCTATAAAATTTATTCTAGGAAGAGTAATAATAACAAGGGATATTGATACGGCACTTTTACTGACAAGAAAATTTAAAAACCAATATAAAATAGTCACGTTAAAAGGCGAAGTTATAAATCCTGGAGGCTCAATAACTGGCGGAAGCATTAATCACAAATCTCAAAACATATTAAAACGCAAGGAAGACATTAAATATGCAAGTATTAGATGTGATAAACTAGAAAAAGATTTGAAAGAATTTGAAAAGTCAAAAGAAGGCTTAATGAGAAAGACAGAGTCAATCAAGGAAAAGCTGGATAATTTATCAAAGGATATTAACAATAGAGAAATTATTTTTGCTGAATATACAAAGAACAAAGTGACTTTAGAGAGCGAAATAGAAAAATTATCTGCCATTATAAAAGATAACGAAATAGAAAAAAGTCAAATAGAAGAAGCTATAGAAAACTATAACAAAGAAATTGAAAGTTATAAAGATAAAATTTCTATCCTCAGTGAAAAAAAATCATCCTTAGATAGAATAATTAAAGAATACAAGGACAACCGTGATAATAATAATGGCTTGTTAAATAAGCTAGAGGCAGAAATTACAGATTTAAAGATAGAATTGGCAAGATATGAGCAAAATTTACAAAATGATATTTCTAAGTTAAATGAAAAACAATTAGAATATGAAAATACGATAAAATACATCAGTGAAATTGAAAGCAGCCTTAATAAGTACGAAAGTTATAAAATAACGTATGAGGAAGCTAAGCAAAAATCTATAGAGGAAAATGTCGCTTTAAATGATAAGTTAAAATTGACCAGTAACAAGATACAAAAACTTGAAGATATGTTGAATCAGAAAGTAGATAAAAACAATGATGCTAAAAATGAGTTAATTATTTTGGAGAAGGAACACTCAAAGAGATTAGAAAAAGAACGAGGCTTGGATTTAAATATTCAAAAGATTGAGATGGAAATAGAGAATATTAAAAATCGACTTTGGGAAGATTATGAAATAACAATTGGAAATGCTAAATCGTACTTAATCGATGAAAGCATCTCAACGTTGAGGCAACGTTCATTAAAACTTGCTGCAATGATAAGAGATTTGGGCGTAGTTAATCTAAATTCTATAGAAGAATATAGAAACTTAAAGGAAAGATTTGATTTTTTAAAAAAACAATATGATGATTTGGTAGATGCAAGGAATTCGCTTAATTCTATTATTGAGGAAACTAATAAAATTATAAAAACAAAATTTAAAGATAATTTTGAATTAATTGAAACCCAATTTAAAGAGACATTTAAAAAATTATTTGGTGGTGGACGGGCAGAATTAATTTTAACAAATCCAGATGATCTGTTGAATACCGGAATAGAAATCAATGTTCAGCCACCTGGCAAAAAATTGCAAAATATTTCTCTTTTATCTGGTGGTGAGAAAGCATTAGTTGCAATATCGTTATTATTTGCTATGATATTAATAAGACCTACTCCATTTTGCATACTTGATGAGATTGATGCAGCACTTGACGATGCAAATGTGGACAGGTTTGCATCATACCTGAAGGAACTTTCTAAAGATTCACAGTTTATTGTAGTTACGCACAGAAAAGGTACTATGTCTGTAGCTGATACTTTATATGGAGTTACTATGCAGGAAAAAGGTGTTTCAAAATTATTATCATTGAAATTAGAAACTGTTTAG
- a CDS encoding stage V sporulation protein S, with protein MEVLKVSAKSQPKSVAGALAAVLRDKSVAEIQAVGAGAVNQAVKAIAIARGFVAPNGIDLITIPAFSEIEIEGETRTAIKFIVEPR; from the coding sequence GTGGAGGTTCTAAAAGTATCAGCTAAATCTCAACCTAAATCTGTAGCAGGAGCGTTGGCAGCAGTATTAAGAGACAAGTCTGTAGCTGAAATACAGGCTGTTGGAGCAGGGGCCGTAAATCAAGCTGTAAAAGCGATAGCAATCGCAAGAGGATTTGTGGCACCTAATGGTATAGATTTAATTACTATACCTGCTTTTTCAGAGATAGAAATAGAAGGGGAGACCCGGACAGCTATAAAGTTCATAGTTGAGCCAAGATAA
- the rnc gene encoding ribonuclease III produces METSEKYENLEKNIGYVFNNKKLLKNALAHSSWANESKNIGISNERLEFLGDSVLSIIISEYLYKSRSDLEEGYLSKYRSEIVCEPSLARCAREIELGKYLLMGKGEEMTGGRNRESILADAMEALIAAIYLDSDLKTASDIVLRLFDEIIKEVLSGLIYRDYKTKLQEVTQKMGSEKIIYKLTDEYGPDHNKMFVIEVYVGENRLGRGMGRSKKEAEQYAAMEALSKMGLK; encoded by the coding sequence ATGGAAACCAGCGAGAAATATGAAAATCTTGAGAAAAATATTGGCTATGTTTTTAATAATAAAAAATTGCTTAAAAATGCATTAGCACACAGTTCGTGGGCTAATGAAAGCAAAAATATAGGTATAAGCAATGAAAGATTGGAATTTTTAGGGGATTCTGTTCTAAGCATTATAATTAGTGAATACCTGTATAAAAGTAGAAGTGATCTAGAAGAAGGATATTTATCTAAGTACAGGTCGGAAATAGTTTGTGAACCCTCCCTTGCCAGATGTGCCAGAGAAATAGAGCTTGGCAAATATTTGCTTATGGGAAAAGGCGAAGAGATGACTGGTGGCCGCAATAGAGAGTCTATTCTTGCAGATGCTATGGAGGCGTTGATAGCGGCCATTTATCTAGATTCAGATCTTAAAACTGCAAGTGATATAGTTTTAAGGCTTTTTGATGAAATAATAAAAGAAGTGTTGAGCGGACTAATATATCGTGATTATAAGACAAAATTACAAGAAGTAACACAGAAAATGGGGTCAGAAAAAATAATCTATAAGCTCACAGATGAATATGGCCCTGATCATAACAAAATGTTTGTAATAGAAGTTTATGTTGGTGAAAATAGACTTGGCAGAGGCATGGGAAGAAGTAAAAAAGAAGCTGAACAATATGCTGCTATGGAAGCTTTAAGTAAGATGGGGTTGAAATGA
- the fabF gene encoding beta-ketoacyl-ACP synthase II, which produces MNRVVITGIGAITPIGNSIDELWDSLINGRSGIDKVTRFDVSSYPTKLAAEVKDFEPTEYIDKKEAKRMDRFTQFALASAKMALIDSGLDLEKEDLDRIGVIYGSGIGGIETLENQQNILKEKGPGRVSPFFVPMMIADMAAGLISITFGLKGHNETIVNACASSTNAIGDAFKVIERGDADVIVTGGSEAAITPLAIAGFCSMKAMSTNDDPKTACRPFDANRDGFIMGEGSATLILESLEHAIKRGAKIYCEIVGYGATADAYHITAPAPEGAGAARAMKLALKDADIIPEDIDYINAHGTSTEYNDKYETMAIKNVFGQHAYKLKVSSTKSMTGHMLGASGAVEAVATVLAIKNGIVPPTINYETPDPECDLDYVPNKALEMEINYALSNSFGFGGHNATLVFKKY; this is translated from the coding sequence ATGAACAGGGTTGTAATAACTGGTATAGGAGCTATAACTCCAATTGGAAATAGCATAGATGAGCTGTGGGATTCACTTATTAATGGCAGGTCTGGAATTGATAAAGTCACGAGATTTGATGTTTCCTCATATCCTACGAAATTAGCAGCCGAAGTAAAAGATTTTGAACCAACTGAATATATAGATAAAAAAGAAGCAAAAAGAATGGACAGATTTACACAATTTGCGTTGGCATCTGCAAAAATGGCTTTGATTGATTCTGGGCTTGACTTAGAGAAAGAAGATCTAGATAGAATAGGAGTTATATATGGATCTGGAATAGGCGGTATAGAGACATTAGAAAATCAGCAAAATATACTAAAAGAGAAAGGTCCTGGTAGAGTAAGTCCGTTTTTTGTTCCAATGATGATAGCAGATATGGCTGCAGGACTAATATCTATTACTTTTGGTCTTAAAGGGCATAATGAGACAATAGTTAACGCTTGTGCTTCCAGTACAAACGCCATAGGTGATGCCTTCAAGGTTATTGAAAGAGGCGATGCTGACGTAATTGTAACAGGCGGAAGCGAAGCTGCTATAACACCTCTAGCAATTGCAGGATTTTGTTCGATGAAAGCAATGTCTACAAATGATGATCCTAAAACAGCATGTAGACCCTTCGACGCCAATAGAGATGGTTTTATAATGGGGGAAGGCTCAGCGACGCTTATACTTGAATCGCTAGAGCATGCTATAAAAAGAGGTGCAAAAATTTACTGTGAAATTGTAGGCTACGGAGCTACTGCTGATGCATATCATATTACGGCTCCAGCGCCTGAAGGCGCGGGTGCAGCGAGGGCGATGAAACTAGCTTTAAAGGATGCTGACATTATTCCTGAAGATATAGATTATATTAATGCACATGGAACTTCTACAGAATACAATGACAAGTATGAAACTATGGCAATTAAAAATGTATTTGGACAACATGCGTACAAGCTAAAAGTTAGTTCAACAAAATCTATGACTGGCCATATGCTTGGAGCATCAGGGGCTGTCGAAGCAGTAGCAACAGTACTTGCGATTAAGAATGGAATTGTTCCACCTACGATTAATTATGAGACGCCAGATCCTGAGTGTGATTTAGATTATGTTCCAAACAAGGCATTAGAAATGGAAATAAATTATGCTTTATCAAATTCATTTGGTTTTGGGGGACATAATGCTACATTAGTATTCAAAAAATATTGA
- the acpP gene encoding acyl carrier protein: protein MEFEKIRDIIVEQLGVDPEEVTMESSFIDDLGADSLDIVELIMALEEEFDVEIPDEDAEKIKTVGDVVEYLKNLEK, encoded by the coding sequence ATGGAGTTTGAAAAAATTAGAGATATTATTGTAGAGCAATTAGGCGTAGATCCAGAAGAAGTTACTATGGAATCATCTTTTATAGATGACCTTGGAGCAGATTCTCTAGATATTGTTGAATTAATTATGGCACTTGAGGAAGAATTTGATGTTGAAATTCCTGATGAAGATGCGGAAAAAATTAAAACTGTTGGTGATGTAGTAGAGTATTTAAAAAATCTCGAAAAATAA
- the fabG gene encoding 3-oxoacyl-[acyl-carrier-protein] reductase → MEKEVKTALVTGGGRGIGKAIALKLAEDGYNVVINYSKSSKDADDTVLEAKKFGVDAYAIKCDISDYREVEKMIDSIIEKYGHIDVVVNNAGITRDNLILRMSEEDWDNVLNINLKGAFNVIKFVSKYMIKRRKGKIINISSVVGVVGNAGQANYAASKAGIIGLTKSLAKELASRGITVNAVAPGFIETNMTEILSDSVKSAMINLIPLKRAGKPQDIANVVSFLASNASDYITGQVINVDGGMVM, encoded by the coding sequence ATGGAAAAGGAAGTCAAAACGGCATTAGTGACAGGAGGCGGAAGAGGGATAGGCAAGGCTATCGCCTTAAAACTAGCAGAAGATGGTTACAATGTCGTCATTAATTATTCAAAAAGTTCAAAAGATGCTGATGACACAGTTTTAGAAGCCAAGAAATTCGGTGTAGACGCATATGCAATTAAATGTGATATTTCTGATTATAGAGAAGTTGAAAAAATGATTGATAGCATCATAGAAAAATATGGCCATATCGATGTTGTAGTTAACAATGCCGGAATTACTAGAGATAATTTGATTCTTCGAATGTCAGAAGAGGATTGGGATAATGTGTTAAATATAAATTTAAAGGGAGCTTTTAATGTAATAAAATTTGTTTCTAAGTATATGATAAAAAGAAGAAAAGGTAAAATTATAAATATATCCTCAGTAGTAGGTGTTGTTGGAAATGCTGGGCAGGCGAATTATGCGGCATCAAAGGCGGGAATTATCGGATTGACAAAATCTTTGGCAAAAGAATTGGCATCGCGCGGCATTACAGTCAATGCAGTTGCACCGGGTTTTATAGAAACTAACATGACAGAAATATTAAGTGATTCTGTAAAATCTGCAATGATAAATTTAATTCCATTAAAAAGAGCAGGAAAACCACAGGATATAGCAAATGTAGTATCTTTTCTTGCCAGCAATGCTTCAGATTATATTACAGGACAGGTAATTAATGTTGACGGAGGAATGGTAATGTAA
- the fabD gene encoding ACP S-malonyltransferase, which yields MKIAFIYPGQGAQYTGMGKEIYDNFSEAREIFEEANDSLGYDIARLCFEGPDEELMKTENTQPAILTVSIALTKVLSNKGLKADVTAGLSLGEYSALVYSGVLSFKDAVRLVKKRGEYMQNAVPIGIGGMAAIIGLDNETVENICCDVKDVGIVEPANYNCPGQLSIAGEIKALEKAVEIAKAKGAKKAVMLPVSAPFHCSMLKEAGFKLEEDLKEIYTYDMSVPVITNVTADYERIDEVKKMLVKQVSSPVLWEQSIRRMIEDHVDTFIEIGPGKTLTGFMKRIDKTKKAVNFEDMGTLDKLLSSLEVN from the coding sequence ATGAAAATTGCATTTATTTATCCAGGTCAAGGTGCACAGTATACTGGAATGGGAAAAGAAATCTATGATAACTTTAGTGAAGCAAGAGAGATTTTTGAAGAAGCTAATGATTCATTAGGATATGATATCGCAAGACTTTGCTTTGAAGGCCCCGATGAAGAACTTATGAAGACTGAAAACACGCAACCAGCTATTTTAACGGTAAGCATTGCGCTGACAAAAGTTTTATCAAATAAAGGCTTAAAAGCAGATGTAACTGCTGGTTTAAGTTTAGGAGAATACAGTGCGCTTGTGTATTCAGGTGTGCTATCGTTTAAGGATGCAGTGAGGCTTGTAAAAAAGAGAGGCGAATATATGCAAAATGCTGTTCCTATAGGAATCGGAGGAATGGCAGCGATTATAGGACTTGATAATGAAACTGTAGAAAACATATGTTGTGATGTAAAAGATGTTGGAATTGTGGAGCCGGCGAATTATAATTGTCCAGGTCAGTTGTCAATAGCAGGTGAAATTAAAGCATTAGAAAAGGCTGTTGAAATAGCTAAGGCAAAAGGTGCGAAAAAAGCTGTTATGCTTCCAGTAAGTGCTCCATTCCACTGCAGCATGCTTAAAGAAGCTGGTTTTAAGCTGGAAGAAGATTTGAAAGAGATTTATACATATGATATGTCTGTTCCTGTCATAACTAATGTTACTGCAGACTATGAAAGAATAGATGAAGTAAAAAAAATGTTGGTTAAACAGGTAAGCAGCCCTGTTTTATGGGAGCAATCTATACGAAGAATGATTGAAGATCATGTAGATACATTTATTGAGATAGGTCCAGGTAAAACATTGACAGGATTTATGAAGAGGATAGATAAGACCAAAAAAGCGGTTAATTTTGAAGATATGGGCACACTTGATAAACTTTTATCGAGTTTGGAGGTAAATTAA